A genomic region of Methanothermobacter thermautotrophicus str. Delta H contains the following coding sequences:
- the mvhA gene encoding F420-non-reducing hydrogenase subunit MvhA yields the protein MVKLTMEPVTRIEGHAKITVHLDDAGNVEDTRLHVMEFRGFEKFLQGRPIEEAPRIVPRICGICDVQHHLAAAKAVDACFGFEPEDVLPAAYKMREIMNWGSYMHSHGLHFYFLAAPDFIAGKDRKTRNVFQIIKDAPDIALQAIELRKNALELVRATGGRPIHPTSSTPGGISTELDDETQKDLLKKAQRNVELAEATLELAVPIFEENIDLVNSLGNIETYHTGLVKDGVWDVYDGIVRIKDKEGNMFREFKPADYADTIAEHVKPYSWLKFPYIKDLGYPDGVYRVSPLSRLNVADKMPDAAPKAQEHFKEFRENFGYAQQTLLYHWARLIELLACAECAADALEGDLSGEKFPDSLERQAGDGVGIVEAPRGTLTHHYTCDENGLITKANIVVATIQNNPAMEMGIQKVAQDYIKPGVEVDDKIFNLMEMVIRAYDPCLSCATHTIDSQMRLATLEVYDSEGDLVKRI from the coding sequence ATGGTTAAACTCACAATGGAACCTGTGACCCGTATAGAAGGTCACGCCAAGATTACCGTACACCTTGATGATGCAGGTAATGTTGAAGACACAAGGCTCCATGTCATGGAGTTCCGTGGGTTTGAAAAGTTCCTCCAGGGAAGACCCATCGAGGAAGCACCAAGGATAGTTCCAAGGATCTGCGGTATCTGTGACGTGCAGCACCACCTGGCAGCAGCCAAGGCTGTTGACGCATGTTTCGGTTTTGAACCAGAGGATGTCCTTCCTGCAGCCTACAAGATGAGGGAGATCATGAACTGGGGTTCATACATGCACTCCCACGGTCTGCACTTCTACTTCCTTGCAGCCCCTGACTTCATAGCAGGTAAGGACAGAAAGACAAGGAACGTCTTCCAGATTATAAAGGATGCCCCTGATATTGCTCTTCAGGCCATAGAACTACGTAAAAACGCCCTTGAACTTGTGAGGGCCACCGGTGGAAGGCCAATCCACCCAACATCATCAACACCAGGTGGTATCTCAACAGAACTCGACGATGAAACCCAGAAGGACCTCCTCAAGAAGGCCCAGAGAAACGTTGAACTGGCAGAGGCCACCCTTGAACTGGCAGTCCCCATCTTCGAGGAGAACATTGACCTCGTGAACTCACTTGGTAACATCGAAACCTACCACACAGGTCTTGTGAAGGACGGTGTATGGGACGTCTACGATGGTATAGTGAGGATAAAGGACAAGGAAGGAAACATGTTCAGGGAGTTCAAGCCTGCAGACTACGCAGACACAATCGCCGAACATGTCAAGCCCTACTCCTGGCTCAAGTTTCCATACATAAAGGACCTGGGATACCCGGACGGTGTTTACCGTGTCTCACCCCTCTCAAGGCTCAACGTTGCAGACAAGATGCCTGATGCAGCTCCAAAGGCACAGGAGCACTTCAAGGAGTTCAGGGAAAACTTTGGATACGCACAGCAGACCCTCCTGTACCACTGGGCAAGGCTCATAGAACTCCTCGCATGTGCTGAATGTGCAGCCGACGCACTTGAAGGAGACCTATCAGGAGAGAAGTTCCCGGATTCACTTGAAAGACAGGCTGGAGACGGTGTGGGTATAGTTGAGGCGCCAAGGGGAACACTCACACACCACTACACCTGCGATGAAAACGGCCTCATCACCAAGGCAAACATCGTGGTTGCAACAATCCAGAACAACCCGGCCATGGAGATGGGTATCCAGAAGGTTGCCCAGGACTACATCAAACCTGGCGTTGAAGTGGATGATAAGATATTCAACCTCATGGAGATGGTCATAAGGGCATACGACCCATGTCTCTCCTGCGCAACACACACCATTGACAGTCAGATGAGACTTGCCACCTTGGAAGTATACGACAGTGAAGGCGACCTTGTAAAAAGGATCTAA
- a CDS encoding hydrogenase iron-sulfur subunit: MAEDDIKIVMFCCNWCSYGGADTAGTARMQYPTNIRVIRVMCSGRIEPQFVLKAFREGADGVLVTGCHHGDCHYDAGNYKLDRRMRLIYKLADELGIGRERIHHDWISASEGEKFAETVKMMVNRIKDLGPSPIKKQLAEA, translated from the coding sequence ATGGCTGAAGATGACATAAAAATTGTGATGTTCTGTTGTAACTGGTGTTCCTACGGTGGAGCCGACACTGCGGGAACAGCAAGGATGCAGTACCCTACAAACATTAGGGTTATCCGTGTGATGTGCTCCGGAAGGATAGAACCACAGTTCGTTCTCAAGGCATTCAGGGAAGGCGCTGACGGTGTCCTTGTAACAGGATGCCACCATGGTGACTGCCACTACGACGCAGGAAACTACAAGCTTGACAGGAGAATGAGGCTGATCTACAAACTGGCAGATGAGCTTGGAATCGGCAGGGAAAGGATCCACCACGACTGGATATCAGCATCAGAGGGTGAAAAATTCGCTGAAACAGTTAAGATGATGGTTAACAGGATAAAGGACCTTGGCCCATCACCAATCAAAAAACAGCTAGCTGAAGCATAA
- the mvhB gene encoding polyferredoxin protein MvhB codes for MIIVNKEDCIRCGACQGTCPTAAIEVTPEDVIYCDICGGEPKCVDICPTGALKLEDLVVDEAGNTQGRIVFNPDKCNECGDCVEVCPPQILKLDEGKVKKVPLQGFCVMCQKCVDICPVGVIGVEGIKEPAKVELEIEGPIFIADCVGCGMCVPECPVDAITLDKVGGVIEIDEDTCIKCGVCAQTCPWNAVYISGRKPEKRAKEIKKFELDEDACIGCNTCVEACPGDFIVPRTSNLTVELPAICTACGLCEQLCPVDAIDLEVELGPAKPASEEGLVWDEEKCDFIGACANICPNDAIRVVTKEGMKVPDNEKVDEEPSFAMCTRCGACTVACPKGALSLVDMDKVVDGEVVKRKRVQYNPALCDQCGDCIEACPYDMLKLTDEKVPLKGFCILCDQCIPACPKGALSLK; via the coding sequence ATGATAATCGTCAATAAAGAGGACTGCATAAGGTGTGGTGCCTGCCAGGGGACCTGCCCAACCGCAGCCATTGAGGTAACACCTGAGGATGTCATCTACTGTGACATCTGTGGCGGGGAACCAAAGTGTGTTGACATATGCCCCACAGGCGCCCTCAAACTCGAGGACCTTGTGGTTGACGAGGCAGGCAACACACAGGGCAGGATAGTCTTCAACCCTGACAAGTGTAACGAGTGCGGGGACTGTGTGGAGGTCTGCCCTCCACAGATCCTCAAACTCGACGAGGGAAAGGTCAAGAAGGTCCCGCTTCAGGGATTCTGTGTCATGTGCCAGAAGTGCGTTGACATATGCCCGGTAGGGGTTATAGGTGTTGAGGGCATCAAGGAACCTGCAAAGGTTGAACTGGAAATCGAGGGGCCAATATTCATAGCCGACTGTGTGGGCTGTGGAATGTGTGTCCCTGAATGTCCTGTGGACGCCATAACCCTTGATAAGGTCGGTGGCGTCATAGAGATCGATGAGGACACCTGTATAAAATGTGGTGTCTGCGCCCAGACCTGTCCATGGAACGCCGTCTACATATCAGGCAGGAAGCCAGAAAAGAGGGCCAAGGAGATCAAGAAATTCGAGCTGGATGAGGATGCCTGTATCGGCTGTAACACATGTGTCGAGGCATGTCCCGGTGACTTCATAGTTCCAAGGACATCCAACCTCACAGTTGAACTGCCAGCCATCTGTACGGCATGTGGACTCTGTGAACAGCTCTGTCCTGTTGACGCCATAGACCTTGAGGTGGAGCTGGGTCCTGCGAAACCTGCAAGTGAAGAGGGCCTTGTCTGGGATGAGGAGAAATGTGACTTCATAGGCGCATGCGCCAACATCTGCCCCAACGACGCCATAAGGGTGGTCACTAAGGAGGGCATGAAGGTCCCGGACAATGAGAAGGTTGATGAGGAACCATCCTTTGCCATGTGTACCCGCTGCGGTGCATGTACGGTGGCCTGTCCTAAGGGCGCACTGAGCCTTGTTGATATGGACAAGGTCGTTGATGGTGAGGTTGTCAAGAGGAAGAGGGTACAGTACAACCCTGCCCTCTGTGACCAGTGCGGTGACTGTATTGAGGCATGCCCATACGACATGCTGAAACTCACCGACGAGAAGGTTCCACTTAAAGGGTTCTGCATACTCTGTGACCAGTGCATACCTGCCTGTCCTAAGGGTGCACTGTCACTCAAATAA
- a CDS encoding hydrogenase iron-sulfur subunit, translating into MSFEPKIVGFCCNWCSYGGADTAGTARMQYPPNVRIIRVMCSGRVNASMILKAFRDGADGVFVGGCHIGDCHYDSGNYKWKRRAQFIEDILPEFGIEKERFRWEWISASEGEKFQKTMKEFYETVKSLGPLRRAGK; encoded by the coding sequence ATGAGTTTCGAACCAAAGATAGTGGGATTCTGTTGTAACTGGTGCTCCTATGGTGGAGCCGACACTGCGGGAACAGCGAGGATGCAGTACCCTCCAAACGTCAGAATAATAAGGGTGATGTGCTCCGGTCGTGTCAATGCCTCCATGATTCTGAAGGCCTTCCGTGACGGTGCAGACGGAGTCTTTGTTGGTGGATGTCACATAGGGGACTGTCACTATGATTCTGGAAATTACAAGTGGAAGAGGAGGGCCCAGTTCATTGAGGATATACTGCCAGAGTTTGGCATTGAGAAGGAGAGATTCCGGTGGGAGTGGATATCAGCATCAGAGGGCGAGAAGTTCCAGAAGACGATGAAGGAATTCTATGAAACGGTGAAGTCACTGGGACCCCTCAGGAGGGCAGGGAAGTAA
- a CDS encoding Coenzyme F420 hydrogenase/dehydrogenase, beta subunit C-terminal domain, producing MEMKYILARATDEEIQKRGECGGAVTAIFKYMLDREIVDGVLTLERGDDIYDGIPVLLEDSDEIVSTCGSLHCAPTMFGDLISRYLNDMRLAVAVKPCDAMAIKELEKRHQIDPQRVYMIGLNCGGTLSPVSAREMIETFYEIDPDDVVREEIDKGKFIVELKDGSHKEISIDYLEEEGFGRRENCQRCELMVPRNADIACGNWGAEEGWTFIEVNTDRGEEIIEGARREGYLEVKEPPMKMIEIREKIENAMIKMARKFQDKYLEDEYPSLDDWDEYWKRCINCFACRDLCPICFCRECELEKDYLLESDEKAPDPLTFQGVRLSHMGFSCINCGQCEDVCPMDIPLARIYHRIQRKYRDRTGFTAGVSEELPPMYSGEKD from the coding sequence ATTGAAATGAAATACATTCTTGCAAGGGCCACCGACGAGGAAATTCAGAAAAGGGGAGAGTGTGGCGGAGCAGTAACCGCCATATTCAAATACATGCTTGATAGGGAGATCGTGGACGGAGTCCTGACACTTGAAAGGGGAGATGATATCTACGATGGAATCCCGGTCCTCCTGGAAGACTCAGATGAGATCGTATCAACCTGCGGCTCACTTCACTGTGCACCTACCATGTTCGGAGATCTCATATCAAGGTACCTGAATGATATGCGCCTGGCAGTGGCTGTGAAACCCTGCGATGCAATGGCAATAAAGGAACTTGAAAAGAGACACCAGATTGATCCCCAGAGGGTGTACATGATAGGATTGAACTGTGGAGGCACCCTCAGCCCGGTATCTGCAAGGGAAATGATAGAGACCTTCTATGAAATAGACCCTGATGACGTTGTCAGGGAGGAGATAGATAAGGGCAAATTCATAGTCGAGCTAAAGGATGGCAGTCATAAGGAAATATCAATCGATTACCTTGAGGAGGAGGGCTTCGGAAGAAGGGAAAACTGCCAGAGATGCGAGCTGATGGTGCCCAGGAATGCAGACATTGCCTGCGGAAACTGGGGTGCAGAGGAGGGATGGACCTTCATCGAGGTCAACACAGATCGGGGCGAGGAAATCATCGAGGGAGCCCGCAGGGAGGGCTACCTCGAGGTCAAAGAGCCACCAATGAAGATGATAGAGATCAGGGAGAAAATTGAAAATGCCATGATTAAGATGGCCAGGAAGTTCCAGGACAAGTATCTGGAGGATGAGTACCCTTCCCTGGATGATTGGGATGAATACTGGAAACGCTGCATCAACTGCTTCGCATGCAGGGATCTGTGCCCAATATGTTTCTGCAGGGAATGCGAACTTGAGAAGGATTACCTCCTGGAGTCAGATGAAAAAGCCCCCGACCCCCTGACATTCCAGGGTGTGAGACTGTCCCATATGGGCTTCAGCTGCATCAACTGCGGACAGTGCGAAGATGTATGCCCCATGGACATCCCCCTAGCAAGGATCTACCACAGAATACAGAGGAAATACCGTGACAGAACAGGTTTCACAGCAGGTGTGAGTGAAGAGCTACCGCCAATGTACAGTGGAGAGAAGGATTAG
- the mvhG gene encoding F420-non-reducing hydrogenase subunit MvhG, whose protein sequence is MAEKIKIGTMWLGGCSGCHLSIADFHEKIIDVMEHADFEFSPVLMDTKYDEIPELDVVIIEGGIVNDENREFAEELREKAKFVISYGTCAVYGGIPGLRNLWDKDEVIEEAYINSITTPNEEGVIPSEDVPHLEGRVKPLGEVIDVDFEVPGCPPRSDVAAEAVMALLTGEEIELPETNLCEVCPREKPPEGLAMDFIKRQFEVGKPEDDLCLIPQGLICMGPATVSICGAECPSIAIPCRGCYGPTARVEDQGAKMISAIASDYKVEEDKTVDPEEVAEQLDDIVGTFYTFTLPAALIPMKIQKEGK, encoded by the coding sequence ATGGCTGAAAAGATAAAAATAGGAACAATGTGGCTTGGAGGATGCTCCGGATGCCACCTGTCCATTGCAGACTTCCATGAAAAGATCATAGACGTTATGGAACATGCGGACTTTGAATTCAGCCCCGTGTTAATGGACACAAAGTACGATGAAATTCCTGAACTCGATGTCGTCATCATCGAGGGCGGAATCGTCAACGATGAGAACAGGGAATTTGCCGAGGAGCTCAGGGAAAAGGCCAAGTTTGTCATAAGCTACGGTACCTGCGCAGTTTACGGAGGTATACCAGGTCTCAGGAACCTCTGGGACAAGGATGAAGTTATCGAGGAGGCCTACATAAACTCCATCACAACACCCAACGAGGAAGGTGTTATCCCATCTGAAGACGTGCCCCACCTTGAGGGAAGGGTCAAACCACTCGGTGAAGTCATAGACGTTGACTTTGAGGTCCCTGGCTGCCCACCACGCTCAGATGTGGCTGCAGAAGCAGTTATGGCACTTCTAACAGGTGAGGAAATAGAACTCCCTGAAACAAACCTCTGCGAAGTCTGTCCAAGGGAGAAACCACCAGAAGGCCTTGCAATGGACTTCATAAAGAGGCAGTTTGAGGTTGGTAAACCAGAAGACGACCTCTGTCTCATACCACAGGGACTCATATGCATGGGCCCTGCAACAGTATCCATCTGTGGCGCCGAATGCCCGAGCATAGCCATACCCTGCCGTGGATGCTACGGCCCAACAGCACGTGTTGAGGACCAGGGCGCCAAGATGATAAGTGCTATAGCCTCTGACTACAAGGTCGAGGAGGACAAAACCGTCGACCCTGAGGAAGTGGCTGAACAGCTGGACGATATTGTTGGAACATTCTACACCTTCACACTTCCAGCAGCACTCATACCAATGAAAATACAGAAGGAGGGTAAATAG
- the hmdC gene encoding 5,10-methenyltetrahydromethanopterin hydrogenase cofactor biosynthesis protein HmdC — translation MHELIREAVDNPGTAWEIIKMDRDVTEVVDAVSDLSREDKIKLGATFKRFPLGCDLTELIVGTCASDLEKIDLMGNCMLSDTIGATIHVCAYAFADIAESYGMRPVELMREVRETTEVPLDLDHFGRYGPMRFPRSITGCGGQCYLEGPPFEGCPRERIHARLLDREKEGLSDREEWVELSSSVAVNLTPVQGAETHAAPLEEAEEVLELARKHGKGVEAIMFVGDGYDDLISGFEAGLEMGVDVFVLEGGPFNLAGDRLDAFAGAVAAARILTPGKIVATNGAYEDECRIGLRAGLNAIITGFPKNHHGYMCGYTPGTARRGKFGLPRVMKIMREEVESGLTPVPIQKAQLEALAAAVKVSGTENVYPRTLGYTYVGDAHWACLPSTPLYERVEVKRDVNALVKMAEDGDIHGRVAIFGARFVSWVIADKLDGLVDEFVIVDRDPWVEQVTVDNLRSELRTDVHPGNSDDEGAYSSADSSIVSTTIPQISAKISGKFRDTVTLV, via the coding sequence ATGCATGAACTAATCAGGGAAGCTGTGGATAACCCAGGTACAGCCTGGGAAATCATTAAAATGGACAGGGATGTTACAGAGGTCGTGGATGCTGTTTCTGACCTATCCAGGGAGGATAAGATTAAACTTGGAGCAACCTTCAAGAGGTTTCCCCTGGGCTGTGATCTCACAGAGCTCATTGTGGGTACCTGTGCCTCTGACCTTGAAAAGATTGACCTCATGGGAAACTGTATGCTCTCTGACACCATAGGTGCAACCATACATGTATGCGCCTATGCATTTGCAGATATAGCCGAGAGCTATGGCATGAGACCTGTGGAACTCATGAGGGAGGTGAGGGAAACAACGGAGGTGCCCCTGGATCTTGACCACTTCGGAAGATACGGGCCAATGAGGTTCCCCAGATCCATAACCGGGTGCGGCGGCCAGTGCTACCTTGAAGGCCCACCCTTCGAGGGCTGTCCAAGGGAGAGAATACATGCAAGGCTCCTTGACAGGGAAAAGGAGGGGCTATCTGACAGGGAAGAATGGGTTGAACTGTCATCCTCTGTTGCAGTTAACCTGACACCCGTACAGGGGGCTGAAACCCACGCAGCACCCCTCGAGGAGGCTGAGGAAGTTCTGGAACTTGCCAGAAAACACGGGAAGGGCGTTGAGGCCATAATGTTCGTTGGGGATGGATACGATGACCTCATATCAGGCTTCGAGGCAGGACTTGAGATGGGTGTCGATGTATTCGTCCTTGAGGGGGGCCCCTTTAACCTTGCAGGGGACCGTCTGGATGCCTTTGCAGGGGCAGTTGCAGCGGCAAGGATACTCACCCCCGGAAAGATAGTTGCAACAAACGGTGCATACGAGGATGAGTGCCGTATAGGCCTCAGGGCGGGCCTCAATGCAATCATAACAGGATTCCCGAAGAACCATCATGGTTACATGTGCGGATACACTCCAGGCACAGCCAGGAGAGGTAAATTCGGGCTTCCAAGGGTCATGAAAATAATGAGGGAGGAGGTTGAATCCGGCCTCACACCGGTACCCATACAGAAGGCCCAGCTGGAGGCTCTGGCAGCGGCTGTGAAGGTTTCAGGAACAGAAAACGTTTATCCACGGACCCTGGGTTACACCTACGTTGGCGACGCCCACTGGGCATGCCTTCCATCAACACCTCTCTATGAGAGGGTGGAGGTGAAGAGGGATGTGAATGCACTTGTGAAAATGGCTGAGGATGGTGATATCCATGGAAGGGTGGCCATATTCGGTGCAAGGTTCGTCTCATGGGTTATTGCAGATAAACTGGATGGCCTTGTGGATGAATTCGTCATTGTGGACAGGGACCCATGGGTTGAGCAGGTGACGGTTGATAATCTGAGATCAGAGCTAAGGACAGATGTTCACCCGGGAAATTCTGATGATGAGGGCGCCTACAGTTCGGCTGATTCATCGATAGTGTCCACCACCATCCCCCAGATATCTGCAAAAATTTCCGGAAAATTCAGGGACACGGTGACGCTTGTGTAG